In a single window of the Ancylobacter polymorphus genome:
- a CDS encoding shikimate kinase encodes MTAEPEQDEKAERLRALLGARSVVLVGMMGAGKSSVGKRLARRLALPFADADTEIEQAAGMTIPEIFALRGEPAFRDGEKKVIARLLEAGPMVLATGGGAYMNADTRAAIAANGICVWLKAELDVLLRRVRRRDDRPLLKNDPEGTLARLIDQRYPVYAGADLTVVSHDVPQEVMVDTVIEALIGHLAVPGSGDET; translated from the coding sequence ATGACGGCGGAACCCGAACAGGACGAGAAGGCGGAACGGCTGCGCGCACTTCTGGGTGCGCGCTCCGTCGTGCTCGTCGGCATGATGGGCGCCGGCAAGTCCTCGGTCGGCAAGCGCCTCGCCCGCCGCCTCGCCTTGCCCTTCGCCGATGCCGATACCGAGATCGAGCAGGCGGCGGGGATGACCATTCCGGAGATTTTCGCCCTGCGCGGCGAGCCGGCCTTCCGCGACGGCGAGAAAAAGGTGATCGCCCGCCTACTGGAAGCCGGGCCGATGGTGCTCGCCACCGGCGGCGGCGCCTATATGAATGCTGACACCCGCGCCGCCATCGCCGCCAACGGCATCTGCGTCTGGCTGAAGGCCGAGCTCGACGTGCTGCTGCGCCGCGTGCGCCGGCGCGACGACCGGCCGCTGCTGAAGAACGACCCGGAAGGCACGCTGGCCCGGCTCATCGACCAGCGCTACCCCGTCTATGCGGGCGCGGACCTCACCGTGGTATCGCATGACGTGCCGCAGGAAGTGATGGTCGACACGGTGATCGAGGCCCTGATCGGCCATCTCGCCGTGCCGGGATCGGGAGACGAGACGTGA
- a CDS encoding site-specific tyrosine recombinase XerD — MSPREAQLFLDMMAAERGAGANTLGAYQRDLEDYEGFLATQGRDIAGATTADLRGWLAALSARGLASASVARKLSAVRQFHRFLYAEGHRGDDPAAVLEGPRRSRPLPKVLSQEEVSRLIATAHERAGEAVASFAEAARRARTACFVELLYATGLRVSELAALPASAANARGDAIIVRGKGSKERLVPLGEPARAAMSAYRAALDRVAAERAGAGGRKAPAERGRWLFPSGAASGHITRQQVALDLKDLALAAGLDPARLSPHVLRHAFASHLLAHGAELRIVQTLLGHSDISTTQIYTHVLDERLKSLVRDLHPLSEGSGD; from the coding sequence ATGAGCCCGCGCGAGGCGCAGCTGTTTCTCGACATGATGGCCGCTGAACGGGGCGCCGGGGCGAACACGCTCGGCGCCTATCAGCGCGACCTCGAAGACTATGAAGGGTTCCTGGCGACGCAGGGCCGCGATATCGCGGGCGCCACCACCGCCGATCTGCGCGGCTGGCTCGCCGCGCTCTCCGCCCGCGGCCTCGCCAGCGCCAGCGTGGCGCGCAAGCTCTCCGCCGTGCGCCAGTTCCACCGCTTTCTCTATGCCGAGGGCCATCGCGGCGACGATCCCGCCGCCGTGCTGGAAGGGCCGCGCCGCAGCCGGCCGCTGCCCAAGGTGCTGTCGCAGGAGGAGGTGAGCCGTCTCATCGCCACCGCCCATGAGCGGGCGGGCGAAGCGGTGGCGAGCTTTGCTGAAGCCGCGCGGCGGGCGCGCACCGCCTGTTTCGTCGAACTTCTCTACGCGACGGGTCTGCGCGTGTCCGAACTCGCGGCGCTGCCGGCTTCGGCGGCGAATGCGCGCGGCGACGCCATCATTGTGCGCGGCAAGGGCAGTAAGGAGCGGCTGGTCCCGCTCGGTGAGCCGGCGCGCGCCGCCATGTCCGCCTATCGCGCGGCACTGGACAGGGTCGCGGCGGAGCGGGCGGGGGCGGGCGGACGCAAAGCACCGGCCGAACGCGGGCGCTGGCTTTTTCCCTCCGGCGCGGCGAGCGGGCACATTACCCGCCAGCAGGTGGCGCTGGACCTGAAAGACCTCGCTCTGGCCGCCGGGCTCGATCCGGCGCGGCTGTCGCCGCATGTGCTGCGCCACGCCTTCGCCAGCCACCTTCTGGCGCATGGGGCGGAGCTGCGCATCGTGCAGACGCTGCTCGGTCACAGCGACATTTCCACCACGCAGATCTATACCCATGTGCTCGATGAGCGGTTGAAAAGCCTGGTGCGCGACCTGCATCCGCTCAGTGAGGGCAGCGGCGATTGA
- a CDS encoding acetyl-CoA carboxylase carboxyltransferase subunit alpha, whose product MRSYLDFEKPVAELEAKLEELRAMAAQGDAVAIGDDIVRLEGKARDALLQLYANLSPSQKTQVARHPLRPHFSDYASALFEEFDPLAGDRKFGDDHAILGGLARFRGRAVCLIGQEKGSSTETRIKHNFGMARPEGYRKAVRLMELADRFSLPVISLVDTAGAFPGLDAEERGQAEAIARSTDACLSLGVPNVAVIIGEGGSGGAIAIATANRVLMLEHSIYSVISPEGAASILWRDTAKAQEAAMNMKITAQDLLRFHVIDSVIPEPPGGAHRDPEAAMRATGDAIEAALGELDGMEPAALRKARREKFLAIGRNL is encoded by the coding sequence ATGCGCAGCTACCTCGATTTTGAGAAGCCCGTGGCCGAACTCGAGGCCAAGCTGGAAGAATTGCGCGCCATGGCGGCGCAGGGCGACGCGGTCGCCATTGGCGACGATATCGTGCGGCTGGAAGGCAAGGCGCGCGACGCCCTGCTCCAGCTCTACGCGAATCTCTCGCCCTCGCAGAAGACGCAGGTGGCGCGTCATCCGCTGCGCCCGCACTTCTCCGATTATGCCTCGGCGCTGTTCGAGGAGTTCGACCCGCTGGCCGGCGACCGCAAATTCGGCGACGACCACGCCATTCTCGGCGGTCTCGCCCGCTTTCGCGGCCGCGCCGTCTGCCTGATCGGGCAGGAGAAAGGCTCCAGCACCGAGACCCGCATCAAGCACAATTTCGGCATGGCGCGGCCCGAGGGCTACCGCAAGGCGGTGCGGCTGATGGAACTGGCCGACCGCTTCTCGCTTCCTGTCATTTCGCTGGTCGACACCGCCGGCGCCTTCCCCGGCCTCGACGCCGAGGAGCGCGGCCAGGCCGAGGCCATTGCCCGCTCGACCGATGCCTGCCTCTCGCTCGGCGTGCCCAATGTCGCCGTCATCATCGGTGAGGGCGGCTCCGGCGGCGCCATCGCCATCGCCACCGCCAACCGGGTGCTGATGCTGGAGCATTCGATCTACAGCGTGATCTCGCCGGAAGGCGCGGCCTCGATCCTCTGGCGCGACACTGCCAAGGCGCAGGAAGCGGCGATGAACATGAAGATCACCGCGCAGGACCTGCTCCGTTTCCACGTCATCGATTCCGTGATTCCCGAGCCCCCTGGCGGCGCCCATCGCGACCCCGAGGCGGCGATGCGGGCGACGGGCGATGCCATCGAGGCCGCGCTCGGGGAACTCGACGGGATGGAGCCGGCGGCGCTGCGCAAGGCCCGCCGCGAGAAGTTCCTGGCCATCGGCCGCAATCTCTGA
- a CDS encoding L,D-transpeptidase family protein → MRFQAISSLSRQARDRGLGARWRAALLAGCTALVLAGCNGGDSSSPMSKASKSLSPQTLALIDQKGMTKSSPIVVRIFKEESELEVWKETTSGEYALLKTYPICRWSGELGPKVKEGDRQAPEGFYAITPGQMNPNSSYYLAFDLGFPNAYDRAWGRSGSNLMVHGDCSSRGCYAMTDEQVQEIFALGRESFYGGQRSFQVQAYPFRMTTDNLVRHRNNPNLAFWKMLKEGSDVFEITKAPPKVDYCGKRYVFNATPVDPNQKLQASLPCPDYTMPEGLEEEVAARQKEVSTKIASAGALQPVAPVKTGKDGGMHKVFLAKLENPELSAPGSLPPVVKPPGSDYGVSTTEPAPAESIALATADTVTEAAAVPLPAPRPDDAPGGPRLAVAAAAPSTGGFFDNLFGGLTSAPTTSAPPAVAAATPASAPTPPQAGGSPSADVQARPAERAPLPQLAALDAGSNGGFLDSLKNLFGGSAPPAETAPAAEPIADVPVPPVRPPVPRQAAAPQAATRANPPAPAAAASAPSVVSSGSATTPGTVQTLPGAAGILAPGSFSAVQ, encoded by the coding sequence TTGAGGTTTCAGGCCATTTCGAGCCTCTCGCGTCAGGCGCGTGACCGGGGACTCGGTGCGCGCTGGCGCGCGGCCCTATTGGCCGGCTGCACCGCGCTGGTGCTGGCCGGCTGCAATGGCGGCGACAGTTCCTCGCCCATGTCGAAGGCGAGCAAGAGCCTCTCCCCGCAGACTCTGGCGCTGATCGACCAGAAGGGCATGACCAAGTCGAGCCCGATCGTGGTGCGGATCTTCAAGGAGGAATCCGAGCTCGAAGTCTGGAAGGAAACCACCAGCGGCGAGTATGCGCTGCTGAAGACCTACCCGATCTGCCGCTGGTCCGGCGAATTGGGGCCGAAGGTGAAGGAGGGCGACCGGCAGGCGCCGGAGGGTTTCTACGCCATCACCCCCGGCCAGATGAACCCGAATTCCAGCTATTACCTCGCCTTCGACCTTGGCTTTCCCAATGCCTATGACCGCGCCTGGGGCCGCTCCGGCAGCAATCTGATGGTGCATGGCGACTGCTCCTCGCGCGGCTGCTACGCCATGACCGACGAGCAGGTGCAGGAGATTTTCGCGCTCGGCCGCGAGAGCTTCTATGGCGGGCAGCGCTCCTTCCAGGTGCAGGCCTATCCGTTCCGCATGACGACGGACAATCTGGTCCGCCACCGCAACAACCCGAATCTCGCCTTCTGGAAGATGCTGAAGGAAGGCAGCGACGTGTTCGAGATCACCAAGGCGCCGCCAAAGGTGGATTATTGCGGCAAGCGCTATGTGTTCAACGCCACGCCGGTCGACCCGAACCAGAAGCTGCAGGCGAGCCTTCCCTGCCCGGACTACACGATGCCGGAGGGGCTGGAGGAAGAAGTCGCCGCCCGGCAGAAGGAGGTCAGCACCAAGATCGCCAGCGCCGGCGCGCTGCAGCCCGTCGCCCCGGTCAAAACCGGCAAGGATGGCGGCATGCATAAGGTGTTCCTCGCCAAGCTGGAAAACCCCGAACTGTCCGCGCCCGGTTCGCTGCCGCCGGTGGTGAAGCCGCCAGGCAGCGATTATGGAGTTTCGACCACGGAGCCGGCGCCGGCGGAGAGCATCGCGCTCGCCACCGCCGATACGGTGACCGAGGCCGCCGCCGTTCCGCTGCCGGCGCCGCGTCCGGACGATGCGCCGGGCGGGCCGCGCCTCGCCGTTGCCGCCGCCGCCCCCAGCACGGGTGGGTTCTTCGACAATCTTTTCGGCGGGCTGACGTCTGCGCCGACCACTTCCGCGCCGCCGGCCGTGGCTGCAGCGACGCCCGCTTCGGCGCCGACCCCGCCGCAGGCCGGCGGCTCGCCGTCTGCCGACGTTCAAGCCCGGCCGGCTGAGCGGGCGCCGCTGCCGCAGCTGGCCGCGCTCGATGCCGGCAGCAATGGCGGCTTTCTCGACAGCCTAAAGAACCTGTTCGGCGGCAGCGCGCCGCCGGCAGAGACGGCCCCGGCGGCCGAGCCGATCGCCGACGTGCCGGTTCCGCCCGTCCGGCCGCCCGTGCCGCGCCAGGCGGCGGCGCCGCAGGCGGCAACGCGGGCGAACCCGCCGGCGCCTGCCGCCGCCGCTTCGGCTCCTTCGGTGGTGTCGTCCGGCTCTGCGACGACGCCCGGCACGGTTCAGACCCTCCCGGGTGCTGCCGGCATTCTGGCGCCGGGTAGCTTCTCAGCGGTTCAGTAA
- a CDS encoding nuclear transport factor 2 family protein, which produces MGDGAQGDRNDDLHRVAAAEQRLRDAALAGDVAALDALLADDLVFVNQFGHVLSKEDDLDLHRTGAFRLERLTFSDYRISHLAPGLVLAVLRADATGTAGGAPFEARLRFTRVWRNEATGWRVASAHSTPLA; this is translated from the coding sequence ATGGGTGACGGGGCGCAGGGCGATCGAAATGACGACCTGCATCGCGTCGCCGCCGCCGAACAGCGGCTGCGCGACGCCGCTCTCGCGGGCGATGTCGCCGCGCTCGACGCGCTGCTGGCCGACGATCTGGTCTTCGTCAACCAGTTCGGCCATGTACTGAGCAAAGAGGACGATCTCGACCTGCACCGCACCGGTGCTTTCCGGCTGGAGCGGCTGACCTTTTCCGACTATCGGATCAGCCATCTCGCGCCCGGGCTGGTGCTCGCGGTGCTGCGCGCCGATGCCACTGGGACGGCGGGCGGAGCGCCCTTCGAGGCAAGGCTGCGCTTCACGCGGGTATGGCGGAACGAAGCCACGGGCTGGCGGGTCGCCAGCGCCCACAGCACCCCGCTCGCCTGA
- the secA gene encoding preprotein translocase subunit SecA: MFGALARKLFGSANDRRVRGYQPKIAAINALEPEVKALSDEALRARTIAFREQLAKGASLDDLLVPAFATVREAARRALGQRHFDVQLIGGMVLHERGIAEMRTGEGKTLVATSPVYLNALTGKGVHVVTVNDYLAKRDAEWMGRVYRFLGLTVGIIHHGMDDNERRAAYACDVTYATNNELGFDYLRDNMKYELNQMVQRPHFYAVVDEVDSILVDEARTPLIISGPLDDRSDFYNTIDTYIPKLSKEDYEVDEKQRSVAMTEAGMEKIETLLRDAGILKGESLYDIENVSVVHHVNQALRAHSLFQRDKDYIVRNGEVVIIDEFTGRMMPGRRYSEGLHQALEAKERVQVQPENQTLASITFQNYFRMYEKLAGMTGTANTEAAEFQDIYNLEVVEIPTNLPVQRIDDDDEVYRTAGEKYNAIIDLITDCKTRGQPVLVGTTSIEKSELLAELLKQRGFKQKDFSDPDAFRPLYDGDQGTADDKVFAVLNARHHEQESYIVSQAGVPGAVTIATNMAGRGTDIQLGGNAEMRISHELGDMPEGEERAAAEARIRDEIAKLKAKALEAGGLYVIGTERHESRRIDNQLRGRSGRQGDPGHSHFFLSLEDDLMRIFGSDRLDGMLQKLGLKEGEAIVHPWINRALEKAQQKVEARNYDIRKNLLKYDDVMNDQRKVVFEQRVELMQDEDVAETVAEMRHGVIEDIVTKHVPPNAYPEQWDTDGLDEQLQRVLGLDLPVKEWAAEEGIADEEMRERVQRRADEAMALKAAKYGPDIMRYVEKSILLQTLDHLWREHLVTLDHLRQVIGLRGYAQRDPLNEYKSEAFQLFEAMLANLREAVTAQLMRVEVMAAPQTDEMPPMAPHHIDAATGEDEFALADAEIAAAATLAPAFDAATPNRDPNDPSTWGRVGRNEACPCGSGLKYKHCHGKFV; the protein is encoded by the coding sequence ATGTTCGGCGCTCTCGCGCGAAAGCTCTTCGGATCGGCCAATGACCGCCGCGTGCGCGGTTACCAGCCCAAGATCGCGGCCATCAACGCGCTCGAACCCGAGGTCAAGGCGCTCTCCGACGAGGCGCTGCGCGCCCGCACCATTGCCTTCCGCGAGCAGCTGGCCAAGGGCGCGAGCCTCGACGATTTGCTAGTCCCCGCCTTCGCCACGGTGCGCGAGGCCGCGCGCCGGGCGCTCGGGCAGCGGCATTTCGACGTGCAGCTGATCGGCGGCATGGTGCTGCATGAGCGCGGCATCGCCGAGATGCGCACCGGCGAAGGCAAGACGCTGGTGGCTACCTCCCCGGTCTATCTCAACGCGTTGACCGGCAAGGGCGTCCACGTCGTCACCGTCAACGACTACCTCGCCAAGCGCGACGCCGAATGGATGGGGCGAGTCTATCGCTTCCTCGGCCTCACCGTCGGCATCATCCATCACGGCATGGACGACAATGAGCGCCGCGCGGCCTATGCCTGCGATGTCACCTACGCCACGAATAACGAGCTCGGCTTCGATTATCTGCGCGACAACATGAAGTACGAGCTGAACCAGATGGTGCAGCGCCCGCACTTCTACGCCGTGGTCGACGAGGTGGACTCCATCCTGGTCGACGAGGCGCGCACGCCGCTCATCATTTCCGGCCCGCTCGACGACCGCTCGGATTTCTATAACACCATCGACACTTACATCCCGAAGCTGTCGAAGGAAGACTACGAGGTCGACGAGAAGCAGCGCTCCGTCGCCATGACCGAAGCCGGCATGGAGAAGATCGAGACCCTGCTGCGCGACGCCGGCATTCTCAAGGGCGAGAGCCTGTACGACATCGAGAACGTCTCGGTGGTCCACCACGTCAATCAGGCGCTGCGCGCGCACTCGCTGTTCCAGCGCGACAAGGACTACATCGTCCGCAACGGCGAAGTCGTCATCATCGACGAGTTCACCGGCCGCATGATGCCGGGCCGGCGCTATTCGGAAGGTCTCCACCAGGCTTTGGAAGCCAAGGAGCGGGTGCAGGTCCAGCCTGAGAACCAGACGCTGGCCTCCATCACCTTCCAGAACTATTTCCGCATGTATGAGAAGCTGGCCGGCATGACCGGCACGGCCAATACCGAAGCGGCGGAATTCCAGGACATCTACAATCTCGAAGTGGTCGAGATCCCGACCAACCTGCCGGTGCAGCGCATCGACGACGATGACGAAGTCTATCGGACGGCGGGCGAGAAATATAACGCCATCATCGACCTCATCACCGACTGCAAGACCCGCGGCCAGCCCGTGCTGGTGGGCACCACCTCGATCGAGAAATCTGAGCTTCTGGCCGAACTGCTGAAGCAGCGCGGCTTCAAGCAGAAGGACTTCTCCGACCCCGACGCCTTCCGCCCGCTCTATGACGGCGATCAGGGCACGGCGGACGACAAGGTGTTCGCGGTGCTGAACGCCCGCCACCATGAGCAGGAATCCTACATCGTCAGCCAGGCCGGCGTGCCCGGCGCCGTTACCATCGCCACCAACATGGCCGGCCGCGGCACCGACATCCAGCTCGGTGGCAATGCCGAGATGCGCATCAGCCACGAACTCGGCGACATGCCGGAGGGCGAGGAACGCGCCGCCGCCGAAGCCCGCATCCGCGACGAGATCGCCAAGCTGAAGGCGAAGGCGCTGGAAGCGGGCGGGCTCTACGTCATCGGCACCGAACGCCATGAGAGCCGGCGCATCGACAACCAGCTGCGCGGCCGCTCCGGCCGCCAGGGCGACCCCGGCCACTCGCACTTCTTCCTGTCGCTGGAAGACGACCTGATGCGCATCTTCGGGTCGGACCGGCTCGACGGCATGCTACAGAAGCTCGGCCTCAAGGAGGGCGAGGCGATCGTCCATCCTTGGATCAACCGCGCGCTGGAAAAGGCGCAGCAGAAGGTCGAGGCGCGCAATTACGACATCCGCAAGAACCTGCTGAAATACGACGACGTGATGAACGACCAGCGCAAGGTGGTGTTCGAGCAGCGCGTGGAACTGATGCAGGACGAGGACGTCGCCGAGACGGTCGCCGAAATGCGCCATGGCGTCATCGAGGACATCGTCACCAAGCATGTGCCGCCCAATGCCTATCCCGAGCAGTGGGACACGGACGGCCTTGACGAGCAGCTGCAGCGCGTGCTCGGCCTCGACCTGCCGGTCAAGGAATGGGCGGCCGAGGAAGGCATCGCCGACGAGGAGATGCGCGAGCGCGTGCAGCGCCGGGCCGATGAAGCGATGGCGCTTAAGGCGGCCAAATACGGCCCCGACATCATGCGCTATGTCGAGAAGTCGATCCTCTTGCAGACGCTGGACCACCTCTGGCGCGAGCATCTGGTGACGCTCGATCATCTGCGCCAGGTCATCGGCCTGCGCGGTTATGCCCAGCGCGACCCGCTGAACGAGTACAAGTCGGAAGCCTTCCAGCTGTTCGAGGCTATGCTCGCCAATCTGCGCGAGGCGGTCACCGCCCAGCTGATGCGCGTCGAGGTGATGGCCGCGCCGCAGACCGACGAGATGCCGCCCATGGCGCCGCACCATATCGACGCGGCGACCGGCGAGGACGAGTTCGCGCTCGCCGACGCCGAGATTGCCGCGGCGGCGACGCTGGCCCCGGCTTTCGACGCGGCGACGCCGAACCGTGACCCCAATGACCCCTCGACCTGGGGTCGGGTCGGCCGCAATGAGGCCTGCCCCTGCGGTTCGGGCCTGAAATACAAGCACTGCCACGGCAAGTTCGTCTGA